A region from the Papaver somniferum cultivar HN1 unplaced genomic scaffold, ASM357369v1 unplaced-scaffold_125, whole genome shotgun sequence genome encodes:
- the LOC113331291 gene encoding F-box protein At3g17710-like, whose product MEILTRLPVKPLFRFRVVKKSWYDLKNDSDFIKRHPEHSIEKNEYQTLYTSNAGEVCAIDQSLLVSSGVVRIQKFDVPYGRFHYVPGRFKPIRPLRLIRIHCSCNGLLFVDMSDGSRDGWATGLWNPATREFIILSMATTPTGCNRTSGLSFANRCGFGYDSKIDDYKVVRLAVPSNTDDTMASQVDVYILGSDSWRKIEDTPYKITDSSAGVFVNGALHWLANPYPGLVFYDPKHETARFHKIKWPECSRAPCFARRESSCYTETYLESLVSLCSGNYVGNEQEDTFESLVSLHSGIYLGSDQEDSDSDPNESDDEWETVSGSDPDESDDEWETDSDSETSFGSLQMVRKE is encoded by the exons ATGGAGATCTTGACCCGTCTGCCAGTAAAACCACTCTTTAGATTCAGGGTTGTGAAAAAATCGTGGTATGATCTCAAGAACGATAGTGATTTCATTAAGAGACACCCAGAGCACTCTATTGAAAAGAACGAATATCAAACACTTTATACGAGTAACGCAGGAGAGGTCTGCGCTATAGATCAGTCCTTGTTGGTATCCAGTGGAGTTGTCAGGATTCAAAAGTTTGATGTCCCATATGGGAGATTCCATTATGTCCCTGGCAGATTCAAACCCATTCGACCCCTTCGACTCATTCGAATACATTGTTCATGCAATGGTTTGCTTTTTGTGGATATGAGTGATGGTAGTCGTGATGGTTGGGCGACTGGATTATGGAATCCAGCTACCAGAGAATTCATAATATTATCAATGGCAACCACACCAACTGGATGTAATAGAACCAGTGGTTTGAGTTTCGCTAACAGGTGTGGTTTTGGATACGATAGCAAGATTGATGATTACAAGGTGGTTAGACTTGCGGTTCCTTCTAACACTGATGATACTATGGCTTCCCAAGTGGATGTTTATATACTAGGTTCTGATTCATGGAGAAAGATAGAAGACACGCCTTACAAAATCACAGATAGCTCAGCGGGCGTTTTCGTGAATGGAGCTTTGCACTGGTTAGCCAACCCCTATCCAg GTTTAGTTTTTTACGATCCAAAACATGAAACAGCTAGATTCCATAAGATTAAATGGCCAGAATGTTCAAGAGCACCTTGTTTTGCTCGTCGTGAATCATCGTGCTACACAGAGACTTATCTTGAGAGTTTAGTTTCACTTTGCTCGGGTAATTATGTCGGAAATGAGCAAGAAGACACATTTGAGAGTTTAGTTTCACTTCACTCGGGTATTTATCTCGGAAGTGATCAAGAAGACTCAGATTCAGATCCAAATGAATCAGATGATGAATGGGAGACGGTCTCAGGTTCAGATCCAGATGAATCAGATGATGAATGGGAGACGGACTCAGATTCAGAAACATCTTTTGGTTCACTTCAGATGGTACGCAAGGAATAA